Genomic segment of Pseudothermotoga hypogea DSM 11164 = NBRC 106472:
ACAAAAAATCCTTCATCTCGAATCCTCCCTCTTTTGAGCAATCAAGAACTCTCGATGAAAATTATACCAAGCCACATCATTTTCAAACACTCTCTGTCCAGATGGATCGATCAAGAATAGTCACAAGTTTTAAAATCACAACAACCCGTTTGAATCACACACTTTCAAGCAAATTGTGCGAGCGTAAAAGGAAGGTATTTGATTATAATCATGCAGATCACGCGAGCGACTCGAGGCACAACTGTGCTCAAAGAACGTTCCAACAAAACACGTGCGCTTAGACGAGCGCGCTCAGAAAGAACAATTCCAAACCAATGGAAGTGAGTTCACGAACGCAAGATCAAAATCTGTCGGCGTTCACCAACTCGTCGTCGTGTACCAATCCACTATGTTGTTGATGTTCCAGAGCAGTCCATCGTCGTAATGCTCAACGGCCAACAAAATTGGCAAGGTGCTTCGGATGTCCACAACTCCACTACCCTGTTGTACGTACTTGATCAAATTGACGTAAGCCGCAGCGAAAGGCTCTATCTCTCCTTCCAGGTCCTTGACAAGTTGTCCAGCTTCATCGTAGATCCAAACGGCCACGTCGATAGTCTTGTCGTTGGGATTAACCAAGATCAAAGCTGGTTGTGACTCTTCAGCGTTCACATAACCAGCCGAGTACCAATAATACTTTGCGTCCTTAGAAAAGTTGAGTGGCTCAATGATGTGGTTACTGTTGAGCAGAGTTCCCTCCTCTTCTCGGTACAAGACCATCACGTGCAAGAGTTGATCGCACTGAACCAGCACCAGCCCCCAGCTACTTTCGGAACGATTCACAACTTGCGAAAGGTCGATGAAGACCGAACTGTACGGTGGTTTGTTGTAAGTTTCCCTCCACAGTCTCTGACCGTTGGAGTCGTACACCGTCACTCTGAAGTACGCCTTCTCATCGCTCAGATTCGATATCAGTACGCTGGTCTTGTAATCAGGTGTGCAGTCGTAGTAGATTACGTAGTTTGCAGCGAGGTAGATCGTCGCAAGAAGAATGAGCGAAAAAATCACCAACGCCCTCACACTGATCACCCCCCTCTGGAAGATGTTGAAATAATTATACAACAACGAGTGAAGCTTTGAACCCTTCGTTGAATTTGGGTTCGATGTGTCGAGAAATATAATTTATTTAACTTCCTACTCAATCTTTGAAGGACTATAAAATGAGGGCTTTCCATAACTATTCCTGATCATTTCGTCCAACTATTAGGGTTTCATCAGGAATGTTATGTACTGTCACAACGAGAATGGTATTTTGTAGGAATCAATTCGTGAAGTGCGAGTTTTTCATTGTTGAAGGGGGTATCAGATACGAAGGGCGGAAAAGAAGAAACTCTTGGCTCAAACGATCGCGAGAGTCGAAAAAAGTTCGCTCTGATAGTCTCTTCAGCGATTCTCATCACCTCGTTCGCGGGTTGGATGACTTACAGGGCGAACGCGGAATATCGTCAGGACCCCATATTGTTGAAGCCGGAAAGTTGGACGAACAGGAATGGGGGACGATGAAGACACACGTTCAGATCGGCGTGAGAGTTTTGGAAAACAATAGAACCCTTGTCGATAGGCGGGCTTTGCAGACGGCGATCAACATCGTTGCGGACCACCACGAACGTTGGGATGGAACTGGTATCCTGCCAGAAAAAAGGTGAGGATATCAGTATCGAAGGAAGGATAGTTGCGGTTGCTGACGTTTTCGATGCGCTCACCAACAAAAGACCTTACAAGAATCCGTATCCTTTCGAAGAATCAGTCAGGATCGTCGAAGAAAACAGTGATAAACATTTCGACCCAGCGGTGGTGAAAGCCTTTAAAGACAACATCGACAAGATCTACGCGATATACCAAGAACTCATAGATATCGAACCTGGAGAAATCAAATTGCATCTGTGACAATCGATCATGCTCGTGAATTTTTCTGCTAATCCACACAATATGGAAACACAAAGGCACAAGCTCTACGAATCGTTCTGCACTATGCTGAACATGAACGTCGTCAGCGATTTTTTCAGGACCTTTTGAACTCTGCCTTCATTCTATACATCTCTGTGTCAACGGCACGCAGAGTTTGCTGGTAGGAGCCTTCAAATCTCTTGATCCCGTACGAAAACGTGGGTTTCAACTCATGTGAGTTCTGGAACTCAACGAGGGCCTCATCGAACAATTTCTTCACACTCACAGGATCACAGTCCCTCACAATCACCAAGAACTCGTCGCCACCCATGCGCACCACGATGTCGTTTTGTTTTATCTTCGCTCTTATCGTGTTGACGAGTAAGACCAAGATCTTGTCACCAACTTCGTGTCCATGTGTGTCGTTTATCTGCTTGAAAGAATTCAGATCAAGATAGACGAAGCAATCTTTTTCATTGAAGGCAGTTTCAACCAATATGCCTCTGTTGTAGGCACCCGTCAATGGATCCACCAGACTCCTCATGTGTGAAACGGTCGCTTGGACCATCATTTCTCTGTATTCGAGGACCAGATTGTAGGAAAAGCCGAAAAAGAGCGACACAACACCAAAGTTTGATAGGAGTTTGAATTTCACGTTGAACAAAAGTATGAACGCGTCGAATGCGACGGTCAAAACGAAGAAGAACGAAAATCCAAACAGAATCTTCGAGTAACTATGGAAAATCTTGTAGCCAATGTGGAAAGCATTTAAGAGCAGTACCAGCCCGAATCTTGATGTTGTGAGCTTGAACGTGTAGTTGTCTGGTGCAAACCATAGAACGATCGCAGCCGAAAGGTTGAGAAAAATCATTGCAAGATCAATGCGGGACAATTTCTCGAAGAATCCCAAACTAACTGCTGTAAAAAGACAGGCAAAGCCAAAATAAGCCGAGGTCACAAAAATCTTTCTTAAAAGAAGCATCCCACCGACGCTGTACATCGAGGAGAGAGTGATCAAATCAAGCATCCATAAAGCTGCAAGCAACGTTGATATAGCGAATAGTCGGTTCGATCTTCGTTTGTTTTGAGGCATACTACGAGAAACGAGGTAAAGCACCAGAAAAAGAGTGACACATAAGCCCATGCTGATATTCAAGAAATTATCACACAAGAAGTTCAGGACACTGAATCTAAATCTTTCTTTTTCTTCGATCAGACGTGGCACTATATCCAAACCAAGTTCGTAGATACCGCTCAACTCGATCGTTATGCTTTCTGTATTGGCTGGCACTTCCAACAAAAAGGGTTTATACCAAAAATGCCCGGTCCTATCGTTTCTGAAACCCATCGAGCCGATCAGATGATCGTTTGAATAAACAGCCCAGAATGATCCGCTCACTTGTGGCAGATAAAGATAGAGCGGTTTTGAGGTTTTCTCGACTGTAGTCGTGAGAATCACAGTGGAAGGTTTTCGCAACAGCTTGTAGAAAGGTGCTGTAACGTTCTGAGCTTGAAAAAGACGATTCTCGTCACTCAGAACCTGCCAAGAGAGTAGCTGAACACCATGCGCATTCAGAGCCCATCTGAAGAGTAAAAACAGTCCTAAGAAGGCTAAGGTTGAGAGAAACAGCACCTTTGAGTAGTATTTTAGAAGCTCCAGTTGCTTCACTCCCTGTGTGTTTCATATCTATTTCTCTATTATAATGGAATTGAATTCAACGTGGGAGGTGGTCACTTTGAAGAGGTTGCTCTTGACCGTGTTTGTTCTCCTCACGCTGACACTCTTGGCCATCGAAGTGCCCACAGTTCAGTACGTCTACCACCGGCTTCCAAATGGGTTGCAGATCTACGTCTTCGAAGATCACACCGTTCCACTGGTAAAAGTTCAGGTTTGGTACAAAGTTGGATCGATCGACGAAGAAGAGGGACGAACGGGGTCAGCTCACCTTTTGGAACACGAGATGTTCAACGGTACGGAAGCTCTTGAAAAAGGCGAGATCGACGAGCTCATCACCTCGGTCGGAGGTCAACTCAACGCAGGAACTTACTACGATTACACCGTCTATTACGAAATCGTGCCCTCTGCAAAGCTCGAGCTCGCATTAGCAATAGAAGCGGACAGGATGAGGAATTTGAAGATCGACCCAATTGACTTCTACAGAGAACTGGAGGTCGTCAAACAAGAACGAAGACAGCGAATCGAGAACAACTACATCCAATCTGGCTGGGAAGAGCTTCAAAGCGCCGCTTTCGCCGGGACACCGCTTGGACATTTCGTCATCGGATGGATGGAAGATCTCAACAACATGACGCACGATTACATACGAAGTTTCTACGAGATGTTCTACGCTCCGAACAACGCGATCGTTGCCATATCCGGGGATGTGGATCCTCAGGAAGCCATAGCGCTCGTTGAGAAATACTTCGGTGACTACGAGCCCATGGAGATCAAACGACCAATCTATGCAAGGACGAAGTTCGAGGGAGAGAAGGTTCTCAGACTCCCGAGGATCACGAGGTACGCGCTGATGTTGCAACTGTACCAAATCCCACGTGGTGACCACGAGGATTTACCTGCGATCGAAGCCCTACTCGACATCTGGCTGAACAGTGAAAGCTCAAGGGTGGTTAATGAACTCTACTACAAGAGGGGTATGATCCTGGGCTGTGGAGGCTTCACCACCGCACTGAGGATACCAGGCTACGCCTTGGTCTACGCCTTCGGCTACAAGGAGGATGATCTGGACCAGATAAAAGCGGCGATGGACGAAGAACTAAGAAAGATTGCAGAAGAAGGAGTTTCCGAAGAGGAACTCGAAAAAGTGAAGAAAGCCCGCCTTAAAGAGATCATCTTTGGCTTGAAGGACATACGGGAGTTCTCCGACGTGATCGTTCTCAGCGCTCTGCGATACGACGATCCGTATCTCTACAAGAAACAGATCGAGACCATATCCAGGCTCACCAGTGAAGACATCCAACGCGTCGCGAGACAGTACTTCCTCTGCAAGGATCGATACGTCGGTTACATCGTTCCCAAGAACTGAGACGAGGGGGGTGAAGCGAGATGAAAAGAGACGTTCTGAGAAAAGTTTTTGTTATCCTACTCGTCGTTCTGTCTGTCTTAGTTTACGCATCCAAATTCACACCTGAGCTGTTCAAACAATTGGCGGGTGCGAAGAACAAGATACCCACGATACCTATCCCCGCGTACGAGAGATTCGTTCTACCGAACGGGATGGTGTGTTACATAGCCCAGGATAAGCGTCTGCCAATCGTGGAAATAAAAGGGTACGTAAGGTACGGCATTTTGAATGAAACACCTGAGATCGCTGGAATATCCGCCTTCATGCTCGATCTGATGAACTCAGCGACCAAGAACCGCGACGAGTTCACCCTCGCCGAGGAGAAGGAGCTGAAAGGAGTTTCGATCTCTTTCTTCGCTCAGCCAGATTACTACCAGATTAGTGCCTCTGCTCTATCAGACGATGTGGAAGCCTTGTTTGAACTGCTTTCGGACGAGCTGAGAAATCCAGAATTCAGAGCGGACAACTTCGCCAGAAAACAACAAGAATACATGCAGAGCTTCGCTCAGGCGAAAACTCAAGAGCAACCAATGGCGAGGAGATATTTCTACACAGCAATCTACGGCGAGAACCATCCCTACTCGTTCTCAACGAACTACGCGTTGTTATCGAAAGTCATGCCGACGTTGACGCCAGACATCGTGGAGGAGTTCTACAGCAAAGTCATCGTTCCTGACAGAATCGTTCTGGCGATCGCTGGTGATTTCGAAATAGAAGAGCTCAAGAACCTGCTGTTGAAATACTTTGGCGATTGGAAATCACCCGAGTCCGAAAGGTTTGAGCTACCGAAGATCGAGCACACTCCACCATATGGCAAAGTTTTTGTCCTCGACAGACCGACCTCCACACAGGCATATCTCATGATGGGATACGAGTTCTTCGACCACAGATTCCCAGAGAGAATCGCGTTCTTGATGGCGAACAGGGTCTACGGCAGCGGCATGTTCAACTGCAGGTTGATGAAATCCCTCAGAACAGAGAAAGGCTACGTGTACGGTGTGAGCTCTTCGATGCAACTCTACGAGCTTGGTGGCGAATATTACGTTACAACTTCCGTCAAATACGACGCGGTCGCTGACACCATACGCTCGATCATCGAAGAGATGAAGGCCATCAAGAGTGGAGAAAAAGCGATCGGTGAGGACGAGCTGTTCGAAGTCATAAATCTCTACAACGCACAGTTCCCAGACGCCTACAAGGACACCATATCCATCTTGGACAGCGTCGTGCTGAACGCAGAGATCAGAGGTAGAAGCCCAAACTACGTCAACGAGTTCATTCAAGCCTACAACGCACTGGATGCGAAAACAGCAAACGAGGTCTTTTCCAAATATTCGTATCCCGAGAAATTCGTTGTCGTTTTGGTTGGACAAAAGGATAAAATCGTCCAGAATCTGGAAGCGAATGGATACACAAATTACGAAGTGATTGAGTTCGGTAAGTGAAATGTCGAACAAAACACCGATTCTTCCTCACGATCAGCTGATGTTCAGAAATTCCGTGCCGATCTTCACCACCATACCGAACGAAGGTGAACCAAGGTAACCCAGTGACCCACAGAAATGAACCAGAGGGCGGTTCCGTAAGGAACCGCCTTTTGTTCAGTTCGGCTCGTCCTCAGAGTGCTGAATGCTTGAGATGGTGGGCTATAAACTCTCGGTGTAGAGCTGTACTGTCGGCGCACCATCCGTTTCCTCTCATAGGTTCGTTTCGACTTTCTTGAGTCGCCGTTGAACCAAAAACGGCCTCGGCTGGGAATCATTCAAAGACTTGATCGTCGCACTGGGGCTCAGGAGTAAAATCTTACACGAAGACCGAGGTGATTTGAATCTTCAAGGCCATCGTCAAAATAGCGTTGAGAAATTTCTTGATGCGTTTCAAATCGACTTTTGTGCTGATAGTCGGTATGAGCATTCCCGCGATGTTGTTGGTGGGTGGTTTATCGCTGAACGACACCGTCGCGAACTGGGTGAATAGGAGCTTGAAGGAAAACTTCGGACCCGCAGATGTGTACGTGGAAAATCCGAGGAACAACATCTTCGTGAGGTTGACGCTCGATCAACAGACGGTAGATGCGATCAAAGCGGGACAAGATGTCTTGGCGATCCTCCCAGTTTCAGAATCGCTCGTCCGGCTGAAACACAACGACAAAACGATCGACTGTCTCGCAATGGGTGTGAGATCTGAAGATCTCAGTAATTTCGTGGGAAAAGAGATCAACATTCCTCCATGGAGCGTGATAGTTTCAAGGGATCTCGCGGAAGCTTTGAATATCAAACAAAATGACATCGTTTCAATCAACATGACGGGTCAAGCCAGTGAGTTCAAAGTGGTTCAGATAGGTGAGGAAGGTTTCCTCAACTTCAAAGGAGATCACCTTCAGCTGCCCGGCGTCATTTTCATGAACGTAGACGAATTGACTGGAGTCGTGGGTTTTCCAACGCGCGTGTACCTTCACATAGGCGGAAAGATTGAAGAGCACGAAGCTTTCGTCAACAATTTGAGACAGCAGGTTAGAGTCTCCGCTGTCGCCATGAAATCGAGGCTTCTGAATTCGCCTGTCAACAAGGCTCTCGGCTATCTGACGATCGCCTTCGGTGGTTTTTCGATACTGGCCTCTCTGATCTTGGTCTATCTCTTCGTGCAAAGCTTTTTGGATGAACGCAACACGACGCTCGTCACGTTGAGAATCCTCGGTTTTAAATCTTCCCACGTCCTTCTCCTCTTGATCTTGGAGGGATTCGCTTACTTTTTGGTCTCTGGCTTGTTCGGTGCGAGCGTTGGGATGTTGTTGGCTCAATTTCTGCTCGAGAGGTTGAAGAATTTTTCAAGCGCTATGATGAGTGGTACGCTCTGGCTGTCGAAGCTGGAGCTACGAGTGTCGTTCTTGTCGATCTTGACGGGTGTTCTCGGCGGATTAGCGATGCCTCTGATGATATTCGTTCTGAAGGCCAGAAAGATCGTCTCGGGTCCAGCCGTTCGCTTGCTCCGCTTTGAGGAAGAGGGTCAGTTCTCTTTAAAGAAATCCAGCATAAGATATGTTGGGTTAGCCACAACCATGCTTGCGATTCTTTTGATGTTCTTATATCCGAGATTTTCCATCGCATTGATCTTATTGGCCGTTATAGGTGTTCTCATAGCTTTTCCTTCTTCTTATCTTGGAATCTTTCTCGCAACAGGGCTTTTCGCCTACGTGATTTGGTTCCGGCCAGCCGACCTAACAAGTTGGGACGTTCTTCAAAGGGGTGGAGCTTTCTTTTTGGCGAGCTGGCTTCTTTTTTTCTCGCTCCTTACGCTGTTGAGGAAGCTTTTTTCAAGATCGGCCTTCGAAGGTTCCGTCTCAACGTTCGTGGCACTTTCTTACGTACAGAGGAACAAGAGAAACAGCTTCATCATCGCACTGATGTTCAGCCTGATCGTTTTCGTGGTGATATTGACCTTGGTGATTCCCTACAATCTGCGAATGTTCGTCAGCGAGCAACTCGAAACGGGCATCTTCGGTTACAACTTCATGGTTGTGCAGAATCCCTTGAAGCTGATCTTCACAAGGACTGAACTTGAGATAGCGGAAGGGATCGAGAAATATGCGAGAGTATACGTGGCGCAGCTGAACAACGATCCGATAGCGTTCGTGGATGAGAACTTCCTGAGGGATGCGCTGGTGAAGAGTATAAAGAACAACGAATGGAGGAAGATCCTGCTCGAGACTGGAACAATCGCGGTGGGCGTACTCGGGGACGAATCCGTCCCAGAGCAGATCAACGGTAGAATTCGTCCACTTTTTGGCCTTGGTGGATCGGAAAACTTGACTTTCCAAATCATAGGCAAATTCGATCTCAGGCAGATCCTGGTGCCGATCAAATACGTCGCATCGATCAACAGCATGCCCAAGAACGTGAAGTTGGTACCCGTTCTGCTCGCCAAGGTCGATGAACAAAACGTATCGAAGGTCAAGGACTTCTACAGCGAAAGGTTCGACTTTCCCATGCACATAGCCGAAGAGTTGAATCGTATGTTTTCCGGTATCGATTTTCTTATAAAGACGGGATTGATCTTGCTTTACTTCGGACTGTTGAGTGGACTCTGCGGTGTCGTTTTCCACACGATGAGGAGTATCGTGGTGAGAAGGAGACTGACCGCAGTCCTGAAAGCCATTGGAATGACGAACAAGAGTGTCGGGCTTGCGTTCATCGTAGAGAACGTTGCCATGGCGTCACTCGGGATTCTCGTAGGCGTGTTCGCCGCAGTTTTGTTCTCGAAGGACGTGATGGACCAGATATTTTCAATGATCGGATCTGGACAGTTCGTTTTCCCTGGTTGGAATGTACTCAGTTTCATGGCAGGACTCTATGTGATCGTGACTGTTACGATCGCTCTACCAGTAATCCTCAATAAAGCAAACCCAGCTGAATCTTTGAGAACCCAGGATTAACGGGAGGACAAGACTATGATAGTTGTTAAAGAGCTCTGGAAGATCTATGGAAAAGGAGAAAGAAAGGTGGAAGCGCTGAAAGGAATAAACGTCACCATAAAGGACGGTGAGTTCGTCGCCATCTTCGGACCGTCTGGATCTGGAAAAACCACGCTTTTGAATTGTCTATCTGGAATAGACTCACCAACGAATGGAGAGATCTACTTCGACGATTTGCCGTTTCACACCCTCAGCGAAGAGCAAAAGACGCAGTTCCGTGCCCGTCACATGGGTTTTGTCTTTCAGTTCTTCAACCTCATACCCGTGCTCACCGCACTGGAGAACGTCCTGTTGCCACTCAAGATTCTGGGAATCAACCACGGTGAGGCAAAACAGCGCGTGGTGGCTATGCTCGAAAGGGTTGGCTTACGCGACAAGATCGACAGGTTTCCATCGCAGCTTTCCGGTGGAGAACAGCAACGAGTCGCCATAGCCAGAGCTTTGGTGCACAACCCTAAGGT
This window contains:
- a CDS encoding HD domain-containing phosphohydrolase — encoded protein: MKTHVQIGVRVLENNRTLVDRRALQTAINIVADHHERWDGTGILPEKR
- a CDS encoding HD-GYP domain-containing protein gives rise to the protein MELVSCQKKGEDISIEGRIVAVADVFDALTNKRPYKNPYPFEESVRIVEENSDKHFDPAVVKAFKDNIDKIYAIYQELIDIEPGEIKLHL
- a CDS encoding diguanylate cyclase; this encodes MKQLELLKYYSKVLFLSTLAFLGLFLLFRWALNAHGVQLLSWQVLSDENRLFQAQNVTAPFYKLLRKPSTVILTTTVEKTSKPLYLYLPQVSGSFWAVYSNDHLIGSMGFRNDRTGHFWYKPFLLEVPANTESITIELSGIYELGLDIVPRLIEEKERFRFSVLNFLCDNFLNISMGLCVTLFLVLYLVSRSMPQNKRRSNRLFAISTLLAALWMLDLITLSSMYSVGGMLLLRKIFVTSAYFGFACLFTAVSLGFFEKLSRIDLAMIFLNLSAAIVLWFAPDNYTFKLTTSRFGLVLLLNAFHIGYKIFHSYSKILFGFSFFFVLTVAFDAFILLFNVKFKLLSNFGVVSLFFGFSYNLVLEYREMMVQATVSHMRSLVDPLTGAYNRGILVETAFNEKDCFVYLDLNSFKQINDTHGHEVGDKILVLLVNTIRAKIKQNDIVVRMGGDEFLVIVRDCDPVSVKKLFDEALVEFQNSHELKPTFSYGIKRFEGSYQQTLRAVDTEMYRMKAEFKRS
- a CDS encoding M16 family metallopeptidase is translated as MKRLLLTVFVLLTLTLLAIEVPTVQYVYHRLPNGLQIYVFEDHTVPLVKVQVWYKVGSIDEEEGRTGSAHLLEHEMFNGTEALEKGEIDELITSVGGQLNAGTYYDYTVYYEIVPSAKLELALAIEADRMRNLKIDPIDFYRELEVVKQERRQRIENNYIQSGWEELQSAAFAGTPLGHFVIGWMEDLNNMTHDYIRSFYEMFYAPNNAIVAISGDVDPQEAIALVEKYFGDYEPMEIKRPIYARTKFEGEKVLRLPRITRYALMLQLYQIPRGDHEDLPAIEALLDIWLNSESSRVVNELYYKRGMILGCGGFTTALRIPGYALVYAFGYKEDDLDQIKAAMDEELRKIAEEGVSEEELEKVKKARLKEIIFGLKDIREFSDVIVLSALRYDDPYLYKKQIETISRLTSEDIQRVARQYFLCKDRYVGYIVPKN
- a CDS encoding M16 family metallopeptidase, translating into MKRDVLRKVFVILLVVLSVLVYASKFTPELFKQLAGAKNKIPTIPIPAYERFVLPNGMVCYIAQDKRLPIVEIKGYVRYGILNETPEIAGISAFMLDLMNSATKNRDEFTLAEEKELKGVSISFFAQPDYYQISASALSDDVEALFELLSDELRNPEFRADNFARKQQEYMQSFAQAKTQEQPMARRYFYTAIYGENHPYSFSTNYALLSKVMPTLTPDIVEEFYSKVIVPDRIVLAIAGDFEIEELKNLLLKYFGDWKSPESERFELPKIEHTPPYGKVFVLDRPTSTQAYLMMGYEFFDHRFPERIAFLMANRVYGSGMFNCRLMKSLRTEKGYVYGVSSSMQLYELGGEYYVTTSVKYDAVADTIRSIIEEMKAIKSGEKAIGEDELFEVINLYNAQFPDAYKDTISILDSVVLNAEIRGRSPNYVNEFIQAYNALDAKTANEVFSKYSYPEKFVVVLVGQKDKIVQNLEANGYTNYEVIEFGK
- a CDS encoding FtsX-like permease family protein; the encoded protein is MRFKSTFVLIVGMSIPAMLLVGGLSLNDTVANWVNRSLKENFGPADVYVENPRNNIFVRLTLDQQTVDAIKAGQDVLAILPVSESLVRLKHNDKTIDCLAMGVRSEDLSNFVGKEINIPPWSVIVSRDLAEALNIKQNDIVSINMTGQASEFKVVQIGEEGFLNFKGDHLQLPGVIFMNVDELTGVVGFPTRVYLHIGGKIEEHEAFVNNLRQQVRVSAVAMKSRLLNSPVNKALGYLTIAFGGFSILASLILVYLFVQSFLDERNTTLVTLRILGFKSSHVLLLLILEGFAYFLVSGLFGASVGMLLAQFLLERLKNFSSAMMSGTLWLSKLELRVSFLSILTGVLGGLAMPLMIFVLKARKIVSGPAVRLLRFEEEGQFSLKKSSIRYVGLATTMLAILLMFLYPRFSIALILLAVIGVLIAFPSSYLGIFLATGLFAYVIWFRPADLTSWDVLQRGGAFFLASWLLFFSLLTLLRKLFSRSAFEGSVSTFVALSYVQRNKRNSFIIALMFSLIVFVVILTLVIPYNLRMFVSEQLETGIFGYNFMVVQNPLKLIFTRTELEIAEGIEKYARVYVAQLNNDPIAFVDENFLRDALVKSIKNNEWRKILLETGTIAVGVLGDESVPEQINGRIRPLFGLGGSENLTFQIIGKFDLRQILVPIKYVASINSMPKNVKLVPVLLAKVDEQNVSKVKDFYSERFDFPMHIAEELNRMFSGIDFLIKTGLILLYFGLLSGLCGVVFHTMRSIVVRRRLTAVLKAIGMTNKSVGLAFIVENVAMASLGILVGVFAAVLFSKDVMDQIFSMIGSGQFVFPGWNVLSFMAGLYVIVTVTIALPVILNKANPAESLRTQD
- a CDS encoding ABC transporter ATP-binding protein, with the protein product MIVVKELWKIYGKGERKVEALKGINVTIKDGEFVAIFGPSGSGKTTLLNCLSGIDSPTNGEIYFDDLPFHTLSEEQKTQFRARHMGFVFQFFNLIPVLTALENVLLPLKILGINHGEAKQRVVAMLERVGLRDKIDRFPSQLSGGEQQRVAIARALVHNPKVVWADEPTGNLDSETGMNVIELLESMKKELGTTLVVVTHDERIAQRADRILFMRDGRITEVREKENLNNES